One Candidatus Binatia bacterium DNA window includes the following coding sequences:
- a CDS encoding phosphoglycerate mutase → MPLRFFLVRHGLTDWNEERRLLGRTEIPLNRRGLAQARSLARALARVPPGRVFASPRRRARETAEEIARSSGLVVETAPELDEVRLGRWLGKTVDELQDDEDLRRYLEDPTYECDAIEPAREVRDRVVAFVERLRQNPPAPDLVLVSHGDPLRVLVSHYLGIELREYRRLRIFPGSVTLLEFDGARARVPFLGWKSPFAKLLADLDGSATVRVRAASRAPRETSEARRGVRAKLEP, encoded by the coding sequence CGACTGGAACGAAGAGCGCCGTCTACTCGGCCGGACGGAAATCCCGCTCAACCGGCGAGGTCTCGCCCAGGCGAGGTCCCTCGCGAGAGCTCTCGCACGGGTCCCCCCCGGGAGGGTCTTCGCGAGCCCCCGCCGGCGAGCCCGGGAAACCGCCGAGGAAATCGCCAGGTCGTCGGGCCTCGTCGTCGAAACGGCACCGGAACTCGACGAAGTTCGTCTCGGCCGCTGGCTCGGAAAGACGGTCGACGAACTCCAGGACGACGAGGACCTGCGCCGCTACCTCGAGGATCCCACCTACGAGTGCGACGCCATCGAGCCGGCCCGCGAAGTACGCGACCGCGTCGTCGCCTTCGTCGAGCGACTGAGGCAGAATCCTCCGGCGCCGGACCTCGTTCTCGTCTCGCACGGAGACCCGCTGCGCGTGCTGGTGTCGCACTACCTCGGGATCGAGCTCCGCGAGTACCGGAGACTCCGGATCTTTCCCGGGTCCGTCACCCTCCTCGAGTTCGACGGAGCTCGGGCCCGCGTTCCCTTCCTCGGCTGGAAGTCGCCTTTCGCGAAGCTCCTGGCCGATCTCGACGGAAGCGCGACTGTCAGGGTTCGAGCCGCGTCCCGAGCGCCTCGAGAAACTTCCGAAGCCAGACGGGGTGTGCGAGCCAAGCTGGAGCCGTGA
- a CDS encoding sugar kinase — MRLVGIDLGGTKIEGIVLEEDGSEVFRKRIPTESRYGYEHVCERIRTLFEELARHAPGLRRVGVGTPGSTSARTGLLKNSNTTCLNGRPLRTDLERRLGVEVLLENDANCFALAEALLGAGRGADVVFGVILGTGVGGGIVWRGRIWPGHQHVAGEWGHHRISDDGPLCYCGHRGCVETFLSGPAFEKRYAERSGERLDLPEIVARARSGDRDAEAVLEEYLRTFGRALANVVNILDPDCIVLGGGVSNVEELYTRGVEEVRRYVFNDEFRTPVVRHALGDSAGVIGAALLAGDEAKLRCR, encoded by the coding sequence ATGCGGCTCGTGGGCATCGACCTCGGCGGGACGAAAATCGAGGGGATCGTTCTCGAAGAGGACGGAAGCGAAGTCTTCCGGAAAAGAATCCCCACGGAAAGCCGGTACGGCTACGAGCACGTCTGCGAGCGAATCCGCACGCTCTTCGAAGAACTCGCGCGACACGCACCGGGTCTTCGCCGGGTAGGAGTCGGGACGCCGGGGTCCACCTCGGCGCGCACGGGGCTTCTCAAGAACTCGAACACCACGTGCCTGAACGGCCGACCGCTGCGGACCGACCTCGAAAGGCGGCTCGGCGTCGAGGTTCTCCTCGAGAACGACGCGAACTGTTTCGCGCTGGCCGAAGCGCTTCTCGGTGCCGGGCGTGGGGCGGACGTCGTCTTCGGCGTGATCCTTGGCACCGGCGTCGGAGGTGGCATCGTCTGGCGAGGTAGGATCTGGCCGGGCCACCAACACGTAGCCGGCGAGTGGGGACACCACCGGATCTCCGACGACGGACCTCTTTGCTATTGCGGCCATCGCGGCTGCGTCGAGACGTTCCTTTCCGGACCCGCCTTCGAGAAGCGCTACGCCGAGCGAAGCGGCGAACGGCTCGACCTCCCCGAGATCGTGGCCCGGGCCCGTTCGGGCGACCGGGATGCCGAAGCCGTGCTCGAGGAGTATCTCCGGACCTTCGGGCGGGCGCTGGCCAACGTGGTCAACATCCTGGACCCCGACTGCATCGTGCTGGGTGGTGGCGTCTCCAACGTGGAAGAACTCTACACGCGTGGTGTGGAGGAAGTTCGAAGGTACGTGTTCAACGACGAGTTCCGCACACCCGTCGTACGGCACGCCCTCGGAGACTCGGCCGGCGTGATCGGGGCGGCGCTTCTCGCCGGTGACGAGGCGAAGCTCCGCTGTCGATGA